In the genome of Egicoccus sp. AB-alg2, the window TGCGGACTACGTGTCAACGTCCGCGCGGTCTTGCGGCGACTGGCTAGGGTCCGCGGTGGACAGGGTCCGAACGTCCGGTGAGCGGACATGTTCCGTTGGGAGACGTTCGACCGGTGCTACGTTCCTACTGCCACCGTAGTAGGCCGCTGGTCGGTCTTCCACGGCGTCACGTGAGGGACCTGAGTCACCGGACGGGAGAGCGCCCGCGAGGGCGGATCCGATGACCGCGTCCGGGACTCGCATATCCAAAACCAAGGAGCGATACATGCGGTCACCAAGCATCCGGCGATGGCGAGGCGTGGGCCTCGTCATGGCCGCTGCGCTCGTCGCCACCGCCTGCGGCGGCGGCGAGACGGCGGAAGAGCCCGAGGAGCCCGGCACCGAAGCCGAGGCCCCCGCCGAGGAAGAGGGCGAGGAGGCCGAAGGCGAGGGCGAGGAGGCCGAAGGCGAGGCTGCCACCGTCGAGGGCGGCACGATCCTGTTCGGGGACGAGCAGGAGCCGACGATCCTCAACGGCACCCTGATCGACGGCAACTCGCTGGTCACCTCGAAGGTGTTCAACAACGTCTTCCCGGGTGCCTACGTCATCCAGCCGGACTTCTCCTACGCGCCGTGGCTGATCGACGGTGAGGCGGAGTACACCGAGGACCCGTTCAGCGTCACCTACACCATCCGTGACGAGGCGGAGTGGTCCGACGGGACGCCGATCACCGTCGACGACTTCATCTTCACCCTCGAGATCTACGACGAGGACGCCCCGCACGCCGACCAGATCACCTCGCGCTCGGGCTACGAGCTGATCGAGGACTACGAAGTCGACGGTGACAAGACGATCACCTTCAACTTCTCCGAGCCGTACGCGGCCTGGCAGCTGCTGTTCAGCAACGTCTTCCCGGCCCACGTCCTCGAGGGCGAGGACTGGGAGACGGTCATGAACGACGAGCTCCCGGAGGTCTCCGGCGGCCCGTTCGTGTTCGACTCGTGGGACCGCGGCACCCAGCTGCGCCTGGTCCGCAACGACGCCTACTGGGACGGCGACGTCGCGCTCGACGAGATCGTGATGCGCTACGTCCCGGACACCACCACCCTGACCCAGCAGATGCAGGGTGGCGAGATCGACATGTACGACCCGCAGCCGCAGATCGAGCTCGTCCAGCAGCTCGACGAGGTCTCGGACCGCGTCAACTACGAGGTCGGCCTCGGCCCGGTCTGGGAGCACATCGACTTCAACACCCTCGTGGACGGCCTCGACCAGCAGTACGTGCGTCAGGCCATCGCCATGGGCATCAACCGCGAGCAGATCGTCGACACGCTCGTGCGGCCCGTGGACCCGGAGGCGGTCGTCCTGAACAACCCGTTCTGGATGGCCAACTCGGAGTACTACGAGCCCAACTACGAGCAGAACGACTACGACCCCGAGGCTGCCCGTGCCCTTCTCGAGGAGAACGGCTGCACCGAGGGTGACGACGGCATCTTCGAGTGCGACGGCACCCGCCTCTCGTTCCGCATCAGCACCACCGGCGGCAACGAGCGACGTGAGCTCACCCAGCAGCTGATCCAGGCCGACCTGCAGCAGGTCGGTATCGAGATCGACATCCAGAACGACGAGGGTGCGACCTTCTTCGAGCGTCTGAACACCCCCGACAACTGCGGCGGTGTCTGCGACTACGACATCGGTCTGTTCGCCTGGGTCGGCTCCCCCGACCCGTCCGGCAACGCCAACATCTACGGCTGCGACGGCGACACGCTGCGTCCCCAGAACTGGACCGCCTGGTGCAACCAGGAGATCACGGACCTGATGGACGAGGCCAACGCCACCGTCGACCCGGAGGCCAACGCCGAGCTGTGGAACCAGGCCGCGCAGGTCTTCGCCGACGAGGCGCCGGTCGTCCCGCTGTTCCAGCAGCCGCAGCTGTTGGCGTGGGAGAACTCCATCACCGGTCCGCAGCTGAACGCGACGAACCAGACCCAGTTCTGGAACTCCGCCAGCTGGGCGCGCACCGAGTGACCGGCGCATGACGGGAACCGGAAGCCTTCGCTAGCTTCCCGGCCGGCGTCCGTTTCGGACGAAACGGGCGCCGGCCCCCGCCCGGTCCTCGATGTCCTCCTACCGGGAAGGATTCGTCGGGTGCTCAACTATGCGCTGCGCCGCCTTCTGATCACGATCCCCATCCTCATCCTCTCGACGTTCCTCACCTTCGGGTTCGTCTCCTCCGTCGGAGACCCGCTCGCCGACCTGCGGGCGCAGCCGAACATCACGCAGGAACAGATCGACCG includes:
- a CDS encoding ABC transporter family substrate-binding protein, translating into MRSPSIRRWRGVGLVMAAALVATACGGGETAEEPEEPGTEAEAPAEEEGEEAEGEGEEAEGEAATVEGGTILFGDEQEPTILNGTLIDGNSLVTSKVFNNVFPGAYVIQPDFSYAPWLIDGEAEYTEDPFSVTYTIRDEAEWSDGTPITVDDFIFTLEIYDEDAPHADQITSRSGYELIEDYEVDGDKTITFNFSEPYAAWQLLFSNVFPAHVLEGEDWETVMNDELPEVSGGPFVFDSWDRGTQLRLVRNDAYWDGDVALDEIVMRYVPDTTTLTQQMQGGEIDMYDPQPQIELVQQLDEVSDRVNYEVGLGPVWEHIDFNTLVDGLDQQYVRQAIAMGINREQIVDTLVRPVDPEAVVLNNPFWMANSEYYEPNYEQNDYDPEAARALLEENGCTEGDDGIFECDGTRLSFRISTTGGNERRELTQQLIQADLQQVGIEIDIQNDEGATFFERLNTPDNCGGVCDYDIGLFAWVGSPDPSGNANIYGCDGDTLRPQNWTAWCNQEITDLMDEANATVDPEANAELWNQAAQVFADEAPVVPLFQQPQLLAWENSITGPQLNATNQTQFWNSASWARTE